In a genomic window of Tripterygium wilfordii isolate XIE 37 chromosome 8, ASM1340144v1, whole genome shotgun sequence:
- the LOC120003746 gene encoding squamosa promoter-binding-like protein 3 — protein sequence MDSERKQRAVTASRVVKREAESDSDSDEGFEHVGFVEEEDSSKKRRGMSMTVAGGGKKDGGGAGGGGGAMRCCQAEKCTADLSDAKQYHRRHKVCEHHSKAQVVLVAGVRQRFCQQCSRFHELCEFDETKRSCRRRLAGHNERRRKNMSESNAEGSTRKASGTQLKDMVCGQVDDRGGRIKITIRENAPYKHFQIR from the exons ATGGATTCCGAGCGGAAGCAGAGGGCGGTGACTGCATCAAGGGTGGTTAAGAGAGAGGCAGAATCCGATTCTGACAGTGATGAGGGGTTTGAGCATGTGGGTTTTGTTGAAGAGGAAGATAGcagcaagaaaagaagaggCATGAGTATGACGGTTGCCGGTGGTGGAAAGAAAGACGGTGGCGGTGCTGGGGGAGGTGGAGGGGCGATGAGGTGTTGTCAGGCAGAGAAGTGCACGGCTGATCTGAGTGATGCCAAGCAGTACCACAGGAGGCACAAGGTCTGTGAACACCATTCCAAGGCTCAGGTTGTGCTTGTTGCAGGGGTTAGGCAGAGGTTTTGTCAACAATGCAGCAG ATTCCATGAGCTATGCGAATTTGATGAAACCAAAAGAAGTTGTCGCAGGCGTTTGGCTGGACACAACGAGCGACGAAGGAAGAACATGTCTGAGTCCAATGCAGAAGGCTCAACCCGCAAAGCATCAGGAACTCAGTTGAAGGACATGGTCTGTGGGCAGGTTGACGATAGGGGGGGAAGGATTAAAATAACCATACGAGAAAATGCGCCGTACAAACATTTTCAAATCAGATGA